The Epinephelus lanceolatus isolate andai-2023 chromosome 1, ASM4190304v1, whole genome shotgun sequence genome has a window encoding:
- the wnk2 gene encoding serine/threonine-protein kinase WNK2 isoform X4 — protein MDSADQSSKDPPLGSTFSSAPNLDSDINANARRPVYQNGTDHNVNIHIAALRGASDPSAYPSTDYPALVRQRFIRRSLWVSDTDEQQPVDTPECVNSSPVPHIDLRTIVDRSRTRVLHGARLGLNETSDTESQVGLKDSVTESVSAEEVKGDKREAEPKVEVTPSDVTGKAGSDENEEEPGMKAVSTSPGGRFLKFDIELGRGSFKTVYKGLDTDTWVEVAWCELQERKLSKAERQRFKEEAEMLKALQHPNIVRFYDFWESPVKGKKCIVLVTELMTSGTLKTYLKRFKVMKPKVLRSWCRQILKGLHFLHTRTPPIIHRDLKCDNIFITGPTGSVKIGDLGLATLKRASFAKSVIGTPEFMAPEMYEEHYDEAVDVYAFGMCMLEMATSEYPYSECQNAAQIYRKVTSGVKPASYSKVSDPEIKEIIGECICHRWEERYSIKDLLNHAFFAEDTGVRVELNEDDDGKKSSIALKLWVEDTKKLKGKYKDTGAIEFSFDLVNEVPEVVAQEMVESGFFLDCDVKIVGKSIRDRVALIKWRRERTFSSANGDVAVKKPQQNLLQVPGAVVPQAPTLVTTDYEEQEGEQQTLICTVPVTMTATSDSGVSSTMQLDDLNNQQNGTYQSLPEPISSAHVIYSPPDPQLHQEPYQQPTAQASHENYTQASTPLHQGAYQQPAGQLHPGTYHQPAAQLHQGPYQSQTTVSAPATPAPIVHQSRQTAQSFPAAAPTLQPQLTAQSSQEQCPLQPAAVLPQLLSADQPTTHLSPPDISTSFPQSVSSAPPPLLPLQISTQVQMIAPQGNLGDFPLLAPAHPVLPTPLWGSGVDAETSAVSRDLTVAPAVPASVPAPVSDPASISATAQAETQASAQTPASTSVSAPTSAPIQVPTGVQAISSVPVQAPVSASGLAFESPKGSSTSSDTSSAAGKPKLSVPGLGSAPIPVTLPAPAPVAASVPAPVLQPAGIQTAVSVSECASLATTQQNLESTSASSTLQQEPCGEDVLQDKPVSLRSYTYDSLNSDVASGKETSDGYDSLASGGKGDGKPRKHHRKSARTRSRQEKTSKPKLSMLNVCNTGDKMVECQLETHNHKMVTFKFDLDGDAPEEIATYMVENGFILLLEKEIFIDQLKDIVDKAEDMLNEDMEGEQATALSCSPEQGQISEGLVGESQQPGASQPVYQQNVLHTGKRWFIICPVEETPTSSQEMPSDGTATQSPGSSATTQPADTGTARPSTSREEGSSSTMSGGSGGFTYDVYGFCSPPIMSNTDPLLLATLSPPVSAPPTLQSVTSVEPAGGSVQPSVHQAQPARAQTLPPSSPHTSFPVDESRGSPLGSISPIDSAQQMPDVSVADEVPCCPLVMPLSLDVSGLQSGSPLTPLPLQEPGSAKEPLSVSYTSSARSEHPQQPVVLHQPFSSVGGTKVSSLPQSPAPSQHGAGPGESDTEGRLGRGGFVDSTIKTLDEKLRNLLYQEYAPMYPSGSAAETPGSGTEYIQSPPGPDSATGGSGNSTPGPMGEGRYRAGEQLPQIPERMDSLSTLSDSAVCASLSRRHVPNSASCSGTRGRFKIISVPPEVANRRDVKQRSWSSAASPAHPTGYSEDHIQAETMTASTTIGRFSVVSTEDDITQRTRCSRYSAPPDFYLDTPPSMAKRGSLPRANTSNSVSVDVTVHARFLSSDSGAESSPAKLTPATPSQHTRSERRGSDLMKRAVAFLRRSGRSSSVQSSDSPSRHGGVHGSAYASSDNDSEMEDSDMKKELQRLREKHLREISELQAHQRGEVELLYRRLGKAPPSGLGLSHVAPHAGRRKRSGKHRLKPGKLLSPLVQQFRNVTTKTSDSSKSSTAAGTGEPTVSLNGSPAKRPFPTHGRARSCTSHLPSSTTEPVQTQQPCSLKGSLSSDNIYAGLHGDGTSTHAPPGQGWSNYPQTSERVTYKSSSKPRARFLSGPVSLSIFLPAQKYVAYSNPLRVKFN, from the exons ATGGATTCGGCGGATCAGTCGAGCAAAGATCCGCCACTTGGATCCACGTTTTCCTCAGCACCTAATTTAGACTCGGACATTAATGCAAATGCCCGTAGGCCTGTTTACCAGAATGGGACAGACCACAATGTCAACATCCACATCGCAGCTCTGCGAGGAGCGAGTGACCCCAGCGCGTACCCGTCCACAGACTACCCGGCGCTGGTGCGCCAGAGGTTCATCCGGCGGAGTTTGTGggtgtcagacaccgacgaGCAGCAGCCGGTGGACACACCGGAGTGTGTCAACAGCAGCCCGGTGCCACACATTGACCTGCGGACCATCGTTGATCGGAGTCGGACCCGGGTTCTGCACGGAGCCCGCCTGGGCCTCAATGAGACCTCGGACACAGAGAGCCAGGTGGGGCTGAAGGACAGCGTTACAGAGAGTGTGAGCGCTGAGGAGGTGAAAGGAGACAAGAGGGAAGCCGAGCCAAAGGTAGAGGTTACGCCCTCAGATGTCACAGGTAAAGCAGGAAGTGACGAGAATGAAGAGGAGCCCGGGATGAAGGCTGTGTCCACTTCACCAGGGGGGCGTTTCCTCAAGTTTGACATTGAGCTCGGCAGAGGGTCCTTCAAGACCGTCTATAAAGGTCTTGACACCGACACCTGGGTTGAAGTGGCATGGTGTGAACTTCAG GAGCGGAAACTGTCCAaagctgagagacagaggttcAAAGAGGAGGCAGAGATGTTAAAGGCTCTTCAGCATCCCAACATCGTGCGGTTTTATGACTTCTGGGAATCACCGGTTAAAGGGAAGAAGTGCATCGTTCTGGTGACGGAGCTAATGACCTCAGGGACACTAAAAAC GTATCTGAAGCGGTTTAAGGTGATGAAGCCGAAAGTTTTGAGGAGCTGGTGCAGGCAGATTCTCAAAGGCCTCCACTTCCTCCACACAAGGACTCCTCCAATCATCCACAGAGATCTCAAGTGTGACAACATCTTCATCACTGGGCCCACAGGCTCGGTCAAGATTGGAGACCTGGGCCTGGCAACACTGAAGAGGGCCTCCTTTGCTAAAAGTGTTATTG GCACTCCAGAGTTCATGGCCCCAGAGATGTACGAGGAGCACTATGACGAGGCTGTGGATGTCTACGCGTTTGGGATGTGCATGCTGGAGATGGCCACCTCAGAATATCCCTACTCTGAGTGTCAAAACGCGGCTCAGATCTACCGCAAAGTCACCAGT ggGGTGAAACCTGCCAGCTACAGCAAAGTCAGTGACCCAGAAATTAAGGAAATAATTGGTGAATGTATCTGCCACAGATGGGAGGAAAG GTACTCCATCAAGGACCTCCTGAACCATGCCTTCTTTGCAGAGGACACAGGCGTGAGGGTGGAGCTGAATGAAGACGATGATGGGAAGAAATCATCCATTGCTCTGAAGCTGTGGGTTGAGGATACTAAAAAGCTGAAGGGGAAATACAAGGACACTGGTGCCATTGAGTTTTCCTTCGACTTGGTGAACGAGGTCCCAGAGGTTGTTGCCCAAGAAATg GTGGAATCAGGTTTTTTCCTGGACTGTGATGTGAAGATAGTCGGGAAGTCCATCCGGGACCGCGTGGCTCTCATCAAGTGGCGGAGGGAGCGGACTTTCTCGTCAGCAAATGGCGATGTAGCTGTGAAGAAGCCGCAGCAGAACCTACTGCAAGTGCCCGGTGCTGTTGTACCCCAGGCACCCACATTAGTTACGACAGATTATGAGGAGCAAGAGGGGGAGCAACAGACCCTGATCTGCACCGTGCCAGTCACCATGACTGCCACAT CTGACAGCGGAGTGAGCTCTACCATGCAATTAGATGACCTAAACAATCAGCAAAATGGCACCTACCAGTCGCTTCCAGAGCCCATTTCCTCGGCTCATGTGATCTACAGTCCTCCTGACCCTCAGCTGCACCAGGAGCCCTACCAGCAACCCACAGCACAGGCCTCTCATGAAAATTACACACAAGCATCCACTCCATTACACCAGGGAGCCTACCAGCAACCCGCAGGTCAGCTGCATCCTGGGACCTATCATCAGCCCGCAGCACAACTGCACCAGGGGCCTTATCAGTCTCaaaca ACAGTTTCTGCTCCAGCTACACCAGCCCCTATTGTGCACCAGAGTAGACAGACAGCACAGAGCTTCCCAGCTGCAGCCCCCACTCTACAGCCACAGCTTACTGCCCAGTCCAGCCAGGAGCAG TGCCCTCTCCAACCAGCTGCTGTCCTGCCCCAG CTGTTATCTGCTGACCAGCCTACAACTCACCTGAGTCCTCCAGACATATCCACCAGTTTTCCACAGTCAGTGTCCAGtgctcctcctccactcctGCCCCTGCAGATCAGCACACAG GTACAGATGATTGCACCACAAGGTAATCTGGGAGATTTTCCCCTTTTGGCTCCGGCCCACCCAGTCTTGCCTACTCCTCTCTGGGGAAGCGGAGTTGATGCAGAAACTTCTGCAGTTAGCCGAGACTTAACTGTAGCTCCAGCAGTCCCAGCTTCGGTCCCAGCCCCAGTATCAGACCCAGCCTCAATCTCTGCTACAGCCCAAGCTGAAACTCAAGCCTCAGCACAAACTCCAGCTTCGACCTCTGTTAGCGCCCCAACTTCAGCCCCAATACAAGTTCCAACAGGAGTGCAAGCCATATCCTCAGTCCCAGTTCAAGCACCGGTCTCTGCATCGGGTCTTGCTTTTGAATCACCAAAAGGCTCATCGACTAGCTCAGATACATCCTCTGCAGCTGGTAAACCCAAACTCTCAGTCCCAGGTTTAGGCTCTGCCCCAATCCCTGTCACGTTGCCAGCCCCAGCTCCTGTCGCAGCTTCAGTCCCAGCTCCAGTTCTGCAGCCTGCTGGCATCCAGACAGCAGTCTCAGTGTCTGAGTGTGCCAGCCTGGCTACAACTCAGCAAAACCTTGAGTCGACATCTGCATCCAGCACCCTTCAACAAGAGCCCTGTGGAGAG GATGTGCTTCAAGACAAACCTGTATCTTTACGCAGTTACACCTATGACAG TCTCAACTCTGATGTGGCATCTGGTAAGGAAACAAGTGACGGCTATGACAGCTTGGCTAGTGGAGGCAAGGGGGACGGAAAACCCAGGAAACACCACCGCAAGTCTGCTCGCACACGCTCCCGACAAGAAAAGACCAGCAAACCCAAACTGAGCATGCTCAAT GTTTGCAACACTGGTGATAAAATGGTCGAATGCCAGCTGGAGACTCACAACCACAAAATGGTGACATTTAAATTTGATCTGGATGGAGATGCTCCGGAGGAGATTGCCACTTACATG GTAGAGAATGGGTTCATCCTTCTGCTAGAGAAGGAGATCTTCATTGACCAGCTGAAGGACATTGTGGACAAAGCTGAAGACATGCTGAACGAAGACATGGAGGGTGAACAGGCCACTGCCTTGAGTTGCAGTCCTGAACAAGGCCAGATTTCCGAAGGACTGGTTGGAGAG AGTCAGCAGCCTGGAGCATCTCAGCCTGTCTATCAGCAAAATG TTCTTCACACAGGAAAGAGATGGTTCATAATCTGCCCTGTAGAGGAGACGCCCACATCCAGTCAGGAGATGCCATCTGATGGCACAGCAACACAGTCTCCTGGGAGCTCAGCCACTACTCAGCCTGCTGACACTGGGACTGCAAGGCCGTCTACATCCAGAG AAGAGGGGTCGTCCTCCACAATGTCCGGTGGAAGTGGAGGCTTCACCTATGATGTGTATGGATTCTGTAGCCCCCCAATAATGTCCAACACAGACCCTCTCCTCTTAGCTACTCTGTCTCCGCCTGTGTCTGCTCCCCCAACCCTTCagtcagtgacatcagtggAGCCTGCGGGCGGCTCGGTGCAGCCCAGTGTTCATCAGGCCCAGCCAGCCAGAGCTCAAACTTTGCCCCCATCATCCCCGCATACATCTTTCCCAGTGGATGAGTCACGGGGATCCCCGTTGGGCTCCATCTCCCCAATTGATTCAGCTCAGCAGATGCCAGACGTGTCTGTGGCTGACGAGGTGCCCTGCTGCCCTCTGGTCATGCCCTTGTCTCTGGATGTGAGCGGCTTACAGAGTGGGtctcctctcactcctcttcctctccaggaACCAGGCTCAGCCAAAgagcctctgtctgtctcctatACCTCGTCAGCACGCAGCGAGCACCCACAGCAGCCTGTGGTGCTGCACCAGCCTTTTTCCAGTGTGGGCGGGACCAAAGTGTCCTCACTACCCCAGAGCCCAGCGCCATCCCAGCATGGCGCAGGGCCCGGTGAGTCAGACACTGAGGGACGGCTGGGCCGCGGGGGCTTTGTGGACAGCACCATAAAAACACTGGATGAGAAACTGAGGAACTTGCTCTACCAGGAATATGCTCCCATGTATCCATCAGGCAGTGCTGCGGAGACGCCAGGCTCCGGCACCGAGTACATCCAGTCTCCTCCTGGTCCAGACAGCGCCACAGGAGGGTCAGGAAACAGCACTCCAGGGCCCATGGGGGAGGGACGCTACAGGGCAGGGGAACAGCTG CCTCAAATTCCAGAGAGAATGGACAGTTTGAGCACACTGAGTGACTCAGCTGTGTGTG CATCCCTGTCAAGAAGGCACGTTCCTAACTCTGCTTCCTGCTCTGGAACAAGAGGCAGATTTAAG ATAATCTCTGTCCCTCCTGAAGTGGCCAACAGACGAGATGTGAAGCAGAGGAGCTGGAGCAGCGCTGCCTCACCAGCACACCCTACAGGATACAGTGAGGACCACATCCAGGCTGAGACCATGACTGCCTCCACCACAATTGGTCGTTTCTCTGTGGTTAGCACCGAAGATGACATTACACAGAGGACACGTTGCAGCCGCTACTCCGCCCCACCTGATTTCTACCTGGACACACCTCCGTCCATGGCCAAGCGAGGCTCTCTGCCTCGTGCCAATACATcaaactctgtctctgtggatGTCACTGTCCACGCTCGTTTCCTCTCCTCAGACTCGGGTGCTGAGAGCAGTCCTGCGAAGCTGACTCCTGCCACCCCGTCTCAACATACTCGCTCCGAGCGCAGAGGAAGTGACCTCATGAAGAGGGCAGTGGCCTTCCTCCGTCGTTCAGGGCGCAGCAGCAGCGTGCAGAGCTCTGACTCACCAAGCAGGCATGGAGGCGTGCATGGCTCGGCCTATGCCAGCAGTGATAATGACTCAGAGATGGAGGACTCGGACATGAAGAAGGAGCTacagagactgagggagaa ACATTTGAGGGAGATCTCTGAGCTGCAGGCCCATCAGCGGGGGGAGGTGGAGCTGCTGTATCGCCGGCTTGGCAAAGCCCCTCCTTCTGGCCTGGGTCTCTCACATGTTGCACCACATGCCGGCCGTAGGAAGAGGTCCGGCAAGCACAGACTGAAGCCTGGCAAACTCCTCAGCCCTCTGGTTCAACAGTTTAGAAATGTCACAACTAAAACTAGTGACTCCAGCAAATCCA GTACTGCTGCAGGTACAGGTGAGCCCACAGTGAGTTTAAACGGCTCTCCAGCCAAAAGGCCTTTCCCCACTCACGGCAGGGCACGCTCGTGCACCAGCCACCTTCCCAGCTCGACCACAGAGCCCGTGCAGACTCAGCAGCCCTGCTCCCTCAAGGGCTCTTTGTCTTCTGATAATATTTATGCTGGATTACACGGAGACGGCACCAGCACACACGCTCCACCCGGACAAG GCTGGTCTAATTACCCTCAAACGTCTGAGAGAGTGACCTATAAATCGAGTAGCAAGCCTCGAGCTAGATTTCTCAGTGGGCCTGTGTCTTTGTCTATCT TTTTGCCTGCACAGAAATATGTTGCTTATTCAAACCCCTTAAGagtaaaatttaattaa